In Nocardioides sp. WS12, the DNA window GACTGAGGAGCCACCCCCTATGTCCGCCATGTCCGCCCATCTCGTCCTCGCCGCTGGCACCGACCTCGTTGATCCGGTTGCGTCCGAAGGCCGCCTGCTCGTCGCTGCCCTGCTCGGCATCGGCGTCATCGTCGCGCTGATCATCGCCGGCAAGATCCACCCGTTCCTCGCCCTGACGGCCGGCGCCATCACGGTCGGGATCACGGCCGGGGTGAGTGTGGAGGTCGCTCTGGCCAGCTTCACCGGGGGCTTCGGGACCACGGCCGCCGGCGTCGGCATCCTGATCGCGCTCGGTGCGATGTTCGGCAAGATCCTCGCCGACAGCGGCGGGGCCGACCAGATCGTCGACACGATCATCCGGCACGCCTCGCCGCGCGCCCTGCCGTGGGCGATGGCGCTGGTGGGCGCCATCATCGGCCTGCCGATGTTCTTCGAGATCGGCCTCGTCCTGCTGATGCCGGTGATCTACCTCGTGGCCCGCCGCTCCGGCCAGTCGCTGGTCACTATCGGCATCCCCGCGCTCGCCGGTCTCTCCGCCATGCACGGTCTGGTGCCGCCGCACCCCGGCCCGCTCACGGCGATCGACTACCTCGGCGCGGACCTCGGCACCACGCTCGCCCTCGGTGTCGCTGTTGCCATCCCGACGGTGATCATCGCCGGCCCCGTCTTCGGTCTCGTCGGTCGGTACGTCGACGTGGCGGTGCCCGAGCAGTTCGCCGCCCCGGAGCGGGCATTCGACCGCCGACCGAGCTTCGTCGTGACGCTGGCGTCCGTGCTGCTGCCGGTGGTGCTGATGATGGGCAAGGCAATGGCCGACATCTTCATCGACGACAAGACCGCCCCGCTGCGCCGCACCCTCGACGTGCTCGGCACCCCACTGATCGCACTGGCGATCGCCGTCGTGGTGGGCATGTTCACCCTCGGCTTCGGTTCGGGCATGGGACGCGACGGGGTCGCGAAGTCCCTCGAGTCCTCGCTGCCCGGTGTGGCCGGCATCCTGCTGATCGTCGCCGCCGGTGGTGGATTCAAGCAGTCCCTGGTCGACACGGGGATCGGCACGATCGTGGCCGAGCGGGTCGCCGACTCCAACATCTCCGTCCTGTTGCTGGCGTGGTTCGTCGCCGTACTCATCCGGCTCGCGACGGGCTCCGCCACGGTCGCCACCGTCACGGCCTCGGGGCTCCTCGCGCCGCTCACCACCCAGCTCTCCAGCGGCGAGGTCTCCCTGATGGTGCTCGCGATCGGCGCCGGGTCGGTGTTCTTCTCCCACGTCAACGACGCCGGCTTCTGGCTGGTGAAGGAGTACTTCGGGATGAGCGTCGGCCAGACTCTCAAGACCTGGTCGGCCATGGAGACGCTGCTCTCCGTCACGGGCCTGGTGTTCGTGATGGGGTTGAACATCTTCATCTGAGCTGGTCAGTCGTAGGGATTGATGACCAGGACGCCGGTCCGGGCGAAGTCGGCGACGTTGCGGGTGACGACGGTCAGGTCGTGGACCTGCGCTGTCGCTGCAATGTAGGCGTCGTTGATCGGCACCGGGTCGGGCACATGCAGGGCGGCAGCGCGCAGAGCAACATCGGTGTCGACGCCATGGGTGCGCCACGCGAATTCAGGCAGCACCCATTCGTCGAACCAACGTCGCAGCCGGATGGCCTGTCGTGGGTCGCGGCGTTCGAGGAGTAGCACGCCTCGCTCGAGCTCCATGGTGGTGATGGCGCTGATCGCGCACGCGTCTTCATGGGCAGCCAGCCATGCGGCGACGGTTCTGTTCCTGCGAAACATGTCGCTGAGCACGTTGGTGTCCAGAAGGAAGTTCACAGGTCGAGGGGGCGGAAGGCCTCGATCTCCCGCGGGGGGAGGGGAATCTCGATGTCCTCTGCCCCCGGAGGGCCCATCAGGCGGTCGGCCAGCGTCCCGGCGCGG includes these proteins:
- a CDS encoding gluconate:H+ symporter, which codes for MSAHLVLAAGTDLVDPVASEGRLLVAALLGIGVIVALIIAGKIHPFLALTAGAITVGITAGVSVEVALASFTGGFGTTAAGVGILIALGAMFGKILADSGGADQIVDTIIRHASPRALPWAMALVGAIIGLPMFFEIGLVLLMPVIYLVARRSGQSLVTIGIPALAGLSAMHGLVPPHPGPLTAIDYLGADLGTTLALGVAVAIPTVIIAGPVFGLVGRYVDVAVPEQFAAPERAFDRRPSFVVTLASVLLPVVLMMGKAMADIFIDDKTAPLRRTLDVLGTPLIALAIAVVVGMFTLGFGSGMGRDGVAKSLESSLPGVAGILLIVAAGGGFKQSLVDTGIGTIVAERVADSNISVLLLAWFVAVLIRLATGSATVATVTASGLLAPLTTQLSSGEVSLMVLAIGAGSVFFSHVNDAGFWLVKEYFGMSVGQTLKTWSAMETLLSVTGLVFVMGLNIFI
- a CDS encoding type II toxin-antitoxin system VapC family toxin codes for the protein MNFLLDTNVLSDMFRRNRTVAAWLAAHEDACAISAITTMELERGVLLLERRDPRQAIRLRRWFDEWVLPEFAWRTHGVDTDVALRAAALHVPDPVPINDAYIAATAQVHDLTVVTRNVADFARTGVLVINPYD